GTTTGCTTTCACACAGACCTGAAAGCCAGCCTCTTTTTTAGCAAGATACATTTGCTCATCTGCAAAGCGAATCAGTTCATCGCCTTCCAAAAACTCAACGGGGCCCGTTTCGCAAATCCCCATACTTAGGGTCAGTGTTGGACACTTCTTACTGAATGCTTGAATGATTTTCTTGCAGAGATTCTCTGCATATTCCGCCGAACAGTCCGGTAAAATCACGCAGAATTCATCCCCACCATATCGGCAGGCAATATCCGTTTCTCGCGTATTGTTCAACAAAATATCTCCAATGGTCTTCAAGACTTCATCTCCCCTGATATGCCCTTGGCTGTCATTCACCGCCTTGAATTCATCAATATCAAAATAGATTAATGACAAACAGGCCTGATGACGCTTGGCAAGTAGCAATTCCTTATACATCAGATCTTGAAGTGCGCGTTGATTATAGAGGTTAGTCAAAGGGTCAAGGCGAGCTTGGCGTTCAAGCTGTTCTGTACGCTCGGCAACTTTTTCTTCAAGCCCTTTGGCATAGAGTTCGGTTTTACGTTTGGCATTTTCGATTTCCGACACCAGACTATCTATATAGGTATCGAACACCAACGTAGTGTCAAAATAGAGTAGTTTGTCCAACACTTCCAGCGTATTTTCTAACTTTTCAGTATCGTGAATATTGCTTTTGAGAACACGGAAAATGAGACTTTTGAGTGTCATTACCGCTGAGAGGTAGAGTTTCGGCTCAACACCGATTCTTTTGTGCACCATGCCAATGCGTAAGCGATTGTTGACGTACTCAACATCGTAATCTCCCGAGAAGAGATCCGTCACATACTTTTGCTGTGCCAACCGTAAGCGGGCAAGTGTATCTGCGTCGCCAATCAACAACGAGATTTCATCAATTTTGGTTTGCTTTTCATAAAACTCATCGACAATGACATCGATATTCTCTTCAATCAAAGCTTTATGCTCGGATAATTGAGCCAGTTGTTCCCGTCCCAATTCCAGCAAATCCATTCTATTTCTGATTTCCACTTCACTGATTTGCATTTGCTGAAGCAAAGTTTGGTCAGTTCGCATCATCAATGTCTCTCCTGGCCATAGCAGAAATTCTTGACAACTTTCGTCCACAACTATGTTTTCGATTCTACTTCTTAAATACCAAAGTAAACCAACTTGTTTTAATTTAGCCGAGTTTATTATTCCGCGCACAAAAACTTTTATAACTTTATAAAAAAATGTCATCAACTTTGGCATCCATAAGGCTAGAAATTTGACTCAAAATAATTAAAATTATTAAAACGCACTACTCGTTGGTTCAATAATTCATTTCTAAATGATAGGTTTACATGCCCATCAAAAAGCTGAGAGAGGCTCAAGAGCAAAGGAGTATGCGATGAACGTCACAGCTGAATCCCCCGTCATCCCTGACAAAATGAGAGCACTAGCGGCACTCGCCGACAAAGAAACAAACTCAACGAAAAACCTCGTCGAAATTTCTTTACCCACACCGACCCCCACACATCGCGACATTTTGGTAAAAGTAAAGGCTGTTTCTATTAACCCAGTGGACACCAAGGTTCGAAAGCGTCATGCAGCTCAATCTAATGACATGGAACCTAAAGTCTTGGGGTGGGATGCTGCAGGCACAGTCGTTGCAATAGGCGATGAAGTCACCCATTTTCAAATTGGAGATGACGTCTGGTATGCAGGAGAAATTACCCGTCAAGGCTCTAATGCCGAATATCAACTGGTGGATGAGCGCCTTGTCAGCTTAAAACCGGAAAGCTTAAACTTTGCGGAAGCCGCGGCCATGCCCTTAACAACACTGACCGCCTGGGAACTGTTGGTAGATCGCTTACAAGTCAAACCTGATGACCACAAAGGTCTGCTGATTATTGGTGCCGCAGGTGGTGTAGGTTCGGTAATGGTACAACTTGCCAGGACCATCAGCCAAAAGATTATTGTCGGCACAGCGTCACGCCCCGAATCAGAAGAATGGCTAAACGAGTTGGGTTGCCACCATATCATCAGTCACCAAGAGTTGTTAATTCCACAAATCAAGGAATTGCACCTACCCGCTATCACACATATTGCTTCATTGACTCAAACCGATCAGCATTTTCTTGAAGCTGCTGAGATTATTGCGCCTCAGGGCAGGTTTGGCTTGATCGACGACCCTGCCACTTTTGACATAATACCTTTTAAACAAAAAAGCGTGTCAATTCATTGGGAGTTCATGTACACACGTTCAATGTTTAAAACTGATGATATGAGTAAACAACATACCATACTGAAAGAGGCCGCATTGATGGTTGATCAAGGCATCATTAAATCCACCATAAATCATCATTTCGGCAAGCTCAATCTGGAAAATCTCAAGGCTGCGCATGAATTTATTGAAACCCACTGCGCTATTGGCAAGATTGTATTGGAAGGATTTTAAGTCTTACCAACAGGTGATTTTTGGATAGCAAATTTTTTGACAAAAAAGCATTTGCAATCTTTAAATCACCATGTTCTAATACAGACGTTATGTTTAATTGTACATAACGAAACAAGCATACAAGCATAAAAATCGAGAAAGAATCACGAGATTCACACTAGATTCATTAGGGTACTCAGTTGGCTTCGCCAATTTTTTTATGCTTACCGTTATTCCCAGGTGAACATAACGATTCTCATCTCTTCAGTTGAATAGATGGGGTACGACTCTCTTTAGTTTTTATATTTATCTGTCATTTAACTAAAGATTAGACCCGAGCCAGCTTGCCTGCCTTGGGTCTTTTTTTATGCCGTTTTTTATATCTGGCGTTTAGTTCACCCACCCCAACCTGGTAGATTTTGACGAGACTTTTTGACTAAGCTTGACGAAGCAGGTTTAAAAACTCAAACCCATAACGGCTGAGCTTGGTTTCACCCACTCCGCTGATTTGCAGAAGTTCATGATCATTTTTCGGTAGAGCTACCACCATTTCCAACAAAGTGGCATCACCAAAGACCTGATAGGCGGGCTTATCTTCACTATCGGCAATCTCTTTGCGTAAGGCTCTCAAATTTTCAAAAACTTCCTGCTGGGATTCGGTCAGTCCTTCTCGCGCAGTCGCCCGCCCCTGACCGGCAGATTTTGTCGATTTCACCCGAGGTTTTGCCAGTTGTAGTTCGACCTTGCCTTTCAGCACATCCCCGGACGATGCGGTCAACTTCAACACCGAATAGTTGCGAATATCCTGCATCAAATAGCCACGATGAATCAATTGACGAAAAATACTTTGCCACTCGGCAACCGAAAATTCTTTGCCGATGCCATAGGTGCTGAG
This portion of the Hydrogenovibrio marinus genome encodes:
- a CDS encoding zinc-binding alcohol dehydrogenase family protein, which gives rise to MNVTAESPVIPDKMRALAALADKETNSTKNLVEISLPTPTPTHRDILVKVKAVSINPVDTKVRKRHAAQSNDMEPKVLGWDAAGTVVAIGDEVTHFQIGDDVWYAGEITRQGSNAEYQLVDERLVSLKPESLNFAEAAAMPLTTLTAWELLVDRLQVKPDDHKGLLIIGAAGGVGSVMVQLARTISQKIIVGTASRPESEEWLNELGCHHIISHQELLIPQIKELHLPAITHIASLTQTDQHFLEAAEIIAPQGRFGLIDDPATFDIIPFKQKSVSIHWEFMYTRSMFKTDDMSKQHTILKEAALMVDQGIIKSTINHHFGKLNLENLKAAHEFIETHCAIGKIVLEGF
- a CDS encoding GGDEF domain-containing protein → MMRTDQTLLQQMQISEVEIRNRMDLLELGREQLAQLSEHKALIEENIDVIVDEFYEKQTKIDEISLLIGDADTLARLRLAQQKYVTDLFSGDYDVEYVNNRLRIGMVHKRIGVEPKLYLSAVMTLKSLIFRVLKSNIHDTEKLENTLEVLDKLLYFDTTLVFDTYIDSLVSEIENAKRKTELYAKGLEEKVAERTEQLERQARLDPLTNLYNQRALQDLMYKELLLAKRHQACLSLIYFDIDEFKAVNDSQGHIRGDEVLKTIGDILLNNTRETDIACRYGGDEFCVILPDCSAEYAENLCKKIIQAFSKKCPTLTLSMGICETGPVEFLEGDELIRFADEQMYLAKKEAGFQVCVKAND